From a single Sporosarcina oncorhynchi genomic region:
- a CDS encoding ABC transporter permease, whose protein sequence is MKKERATVEHDPFAVEQREWRQRQSKERYKQLLTIASPIFLLVLWEVMSRTGMIDIRFFPPPSAIMGSFYKMISSGAMADHIGISLYRIFAGFLAGVIPGVIVGLLMGLYSPIRHFVQPIVMALMPIPTLALLPIIIILFGIGDLSKVVTIAGSVFFPVVINTAAGVLNIDRIYLDVANNYGAGKVQFFFKIALPGALPVMLEGIQMGQAIALLTIVAAEMMGATSGIGYLIWTSYKAFLLKDMYVGLIMISFFGYLFSLLLRGLQKKLLPWR, encoded by the coding sequence TTGAAAAAAGAGAGAGCGACAGTTGAGCATGATCCGTTTGCGGTGGAACAGCGGGAGTGGAGGCAACGGCAGTCGAAAGAGCGGTATAAACAGCTGTTGACGATCGCTTCACCTATCTTCCTGTTGGTGTTATGGGAAGTGATGTCGAGGACGGGTATGATTGATATTCGGTTTTTCCCGCCGCCATCCGCTATTATGGGCAGTTTCTATAAGATGATTTCAAGTGGAGCTATGGCTGATCATATCGGTATTTCATTGTACAGGATTTTTGCTGGATTTCTTGCGGGCGTCATACCGGGTGTAATTGTTGGATTGCTGATGGGACTTTATTCTCCAATCCGTCATTTTGTTCAACCAATTGTTATGGCGCTCATGCCGATTCCCACATTGGCATTGCTGCCGATCATCATTATCCTATTTGGAATCGGTGATTTATCGAAAGTCGTGACGATTGCCGGAAGTGTGTTCTTCCCTGTCGTCATTAACACCGCAGCGGGTGTGCTCAATATCGATCGAATCTATTTGGACGTTGCAAATAATTATGGAGCTGGAAAGGTGCAATTCTTTTTCAAGATTGCGTTACCCGGGGCTCTCCCGGTCATGTTGGAAGGAATTCAAATGGGGCAGGCAATTGCCTTGTTGACAATTGTTGCCGCAGAAATGATGGGCGCGACTTCGGGAATTGGGTATTTGATATGGACGTCATACAAGGCATTCCTGTTGAAGGATATGTATGTCGGACTTATCATGATTTCATTTTTCGGCTATCTATTCTCCTTGTTGCTTCGCGGTTTACAGAAAAAATTGTTACCTTGGAGGTAA
- a CDS encoding acetyl-CoA hydrolase/transferase family protein, translating to MTNRLELEAFLGLIEPGTDLILPLGNGEPHRLLDMLEENYTSLQNVKVHQMLAMRERKYINGEMKGHLSHISYFLSGATRKAYWDGHVELIPNAFQEVSTLLKKTTSKPIVMAVASPMDEHGYFSLGTQADYVADFIGEVPFVLEVNKYMPRTFGENVIHVSQIAGYVENDIPLIVEKSPIITEKDRKIAEFITDDIRDGDTLQIGIGAIPNAVMSQLKDRRHLGIHTEMLTDGIVDLVNAGAVDGMHKSTRKGKIIATFAFGTQRLYDFLDNNPSVEFLPVRLVNSAFEIAKEERMVSINATTEVDLYGQCASETVGGRYYSSSGGQADFARGVRLSKYGKGYVCMHSTVKNDTISRINLHLSPGSIVTTSKNEVDNIVTEYGIARLHGKPISERAKALIGIAHPNFRAQLTNEAKAFGLID from the coding sequence ATGACGAACCGTCTTGAACTTGAAGCGTTCCTAGGTTTGATCGAACCTGGAACAGATCTTATTCTTCCGCTAGGAAACGGCGAACCACATCGGTTGCTTGATATGCTTGAGGAGAACTATACAAGTCTACAAAATGTGAAAGTGCATCAAATGTTGGCGATGCGCGAGAGGAAGTACATTAATGGGGAAATGAAAGGACATCTTTCCCACATATCCTACTTTCTAAGTGGTGCGACAAGGAAGGCATATTGGGACGGACATGTGGAATTGATTCCGAATGCATTTCAGGAAGTGTCCACGCTATTGAAAAAAACGACGAGTAAACCGATTGTTATGGCCGTTGCATCTCCTATGGATGAACACGGTTATTTTTCGCTCGGTACACAGGCAGATTACGTGGCAGATTTTATCGGTGAAGTGCCATTTGTACTTGAAGTGAATAAATATATGCCGCGTACATTTGGTGAGAACGTTATACATGTGAGTCAAATTGCTGGTTACGTGGAAAACGATATACCGTTAATTGTAGAGAAATCTCCTATCATCACGGAGAAGGATCGTAAAATCGCAGAATTCATCACCGATGATATACGAGATGGCGATACATTACAGATAGGCATTGGTGCGATTCCAAATGCGGTTATGAGCCAGTTGAAGGATCGGCGACATTTGGGTATCCATACGGAAATGCTGACGGACGGAATCGTGGACCTCGTCAATGCAGGGGCCGTGGACGGCATGCACAAGTCGACACGCAAAGGTAAGATTATCGCGACGTTTGCCTTTGGAACACAGCGACTGTACGATTTCCTCGATAATAACCCGTCTGTCGAATTTTTACCTGTCCGGCTCGTTAACAGTGCATTTGAAATTGCGAAGGAAGAGCGGATGGTGTCAATTAATGCAACGACAGAAGTCGACTTGTATGGACAATGTGCTTCCGAAACAGTAGGCGGACGCTATTATTCTTCCAGCGGGGGACAAGCGGACTTTGCGAGAGGAGTTCGATTATCGAAGTATGGAAAAGGCTATGTATGCATGCATTCGACAGTAAAAAATGACACGATTTCGCGCATTAATTTGCATTTGAGCCCTGGCTCGATTGTAACGACTTCAAAGAACGAAGTGGATAATATAGTGACAGAGTATGGAATCGCACGCTTGCATGGCAAACCAATTTCAGAACGGGCAAAAGCATTGATTGGCATTGCACATCCGAATTTCAGGGCACAATTAACGAATGAAGCAAAAGCATTTGGCTTGATTGATTAA
- a CDS encoding CHY zinc finger protein, whose protein sequence is MNCKGHEVKGSVIDNETRCRHYHSTLDIIAIKFYCCGEYFPCFECHEEAGCGNPAVWPKENFQEKAILCGACGHELTVDDYLVCKSECPKCRANFNPGCELHRELYFAV, encoded by the coding sequence TTGAATTGTAAAGGTCATGAAGTAAAAGGCAGCGTTATTGACAATGAAACGCGTTGTCGACACTATCATTCAACGCTCGACATTATTGCGATTAAATTTTACTGTTGCGGAGAATACTTCCCGTGTTTCGAGTGTCACGAAGAAGCAGGGTGCGGCAATCCTGCAGTTTGGCCTAAAGAGAATTTCCAAGAGAAGGCGATACTTTGCGGGGCTTGCGGGCACGAACTGACAGTTGATGACTATTTAGTGTGTAAATCTGAATGTCCCAAGTGTAGAGCGAACTTTAATCCCGGTTGTGAATTACATAGAGAATTGTATTTCGCAGTATGA
- a CDS encoding MBL fold metallo-hydrolase, whose protein sequence is MYFKSFTDSNLAQNAYLIGCQRTGEAVVIDAPREFDHILQAAKDEGLRVTAATDTHIHADYVSGARQLAVQHGVKLYLSDEGDENWKYSYTDGIDVELLKEGSTFSIGNIDFKVWHTPGHTPESVSFLLTDRGSGATSPMGIFTGDFVFVGDVGRPDLLEKAAGISGTADSGARDMYRSIQRFKELPDHLVVWPGHGAGSACGKSLGSVPISTVGYEKNFNWAFQIDDEEKFVEELLKDQPEAPAYFAEMKRLNRVGPTILQGEKVDTLTSASELEALASEEHVLVLDTRPAAVAGTDLMTGSINIPFNKSFANWAGWLVRYDEKLVVIVENSNQDALRKALQSIGFDNILAFADPSLLEGVGKEKYDTLSVEAFLEEMKDEDTFVLDVRNDEEWNRGHLDSAHHKFLGKLRTTELPEDKKLLVHCQSGVRSAIASSVLKARGFQTVKQMSGGYNAYTATRS, encoded by the coding sequence ATGTATTTTAAATCTTTTACAGATAGCAATCTAGCGCAGAACGCTTATTTGATAGGGTGTCAACGTACTGGGGAAGCGGTGGTTATCGATGCACCTCGTGAATTTGATCATATTTTACAAGCGGCTAAAGATGAAGGATTGCGTGTCACTGCTGCAACCGATACCCATATCCATGCAGACTATGTTTCAGGTGCACGTCAATTGGCCGTTCAGCATGGTGTGAAATTATATTTGTCGGATGAAGGCGATGAGAACTGGAAGTACAGTTATACGGATGGAATTGACGTTGAGTTGCTAAAAGAAGGATCAACGTTCTCAATCGGTAATATTGATTTCAAAGTATGGCATACGCCGGGGCACACGCCAGAGAGCGTTTCATTCCTATTGACGGATCGGGGAAGCGGTGCAACTAGTCCGATGGGAATCTTTACGGGAGACTTTGTTTTCGTTGGGGATGTCGGCCGACCAGATTTGCTGGAAAAAGCGGCAGGTATTAGTGGTACTGCAGACAGCGGTGCTCGGGATATGTACAGGTCTATCCAACGATTCAAGGAGTTGCCGGATCATCTCGTCGTTTGGCCGGGGCACGGGGCAGGTTCTGCTTGCGGAAAATCGCTAGGATCAGTTCCAATCTCGACGGTTGGTTATGAAAAGAATTTCAACTGGGCATTTCAGATTGATGATGAAGAAAAGTTTGTCGAAGAATTGTTGAAAGACCAACCGGAAGCACCGGCTTATTTTGCCGAAATGAAGAGATTGAACAGAGTTGGACCGACAATTTTACAAGGTGAAAAAGTGGATACTCTTACATCAGCATCCGAGCTGGAAGCCCTTGCTTCAGAAGAACATGTTCTTGTTTTGGACACTAGACCCGCAGCTGTTGCTGGAACAGATCTTATGACAGGATCCATCAATATTCCGTTTAATAAGTCATTTGCGAATTGGGCAGGCTGGCTTGTAAGGTATGATGAAAAACTTGTCGTAATTGTTGAAAATAGTAATCAGGATGCCTTACGGAAAGCGTTGCAATCGATAGGGTTTGACAATATACTTGCGTTTGCAGACCCCTCTTTGCTTGAAGGGGTGGGGAAAGAGAAATATGACACACTATCAGTGGAAGCTTTCCTTGAAGAGATGAAAGATGAAGATACTTTTGTTCTAGATGTTCGTAATGATGAAGAATGGAATCGTGGACATTTGGATAGTGCGCATCATAAATTCCTAGGCAAATTACGTACAACAGAGTTACCGGAAGACAAGAAGCTACTTGTTCATTGCCAGAGCGGTGTTCGTTCAGCAATCGCGTCTAGTGTTTTGAAAGCACGTGGCTTCCAAACCGTTAAACAAATGTCGGGCGGATATAATGCTTATACAGCTACCCGTTCATAA
- a CDS encoding rhodanese-like domain-containing protein: protein MEWIVILAIVAFFAWRMMPPKGVKTITTSDLKAMLKDQKKQFIDVRTPAEYKGNHIREFKNYPLGGLKSNLGALDKTKETVVICQSGMRSMQAAKILRKAGFSNVMNVKGGMLDWR from the coding sequence ATGGAATGGATTGTTATCCTCGCAATCGTTGCGTTTTTCGCATGGCGCATGATGCCGCCAAAAGGAGTAAAAACGATAACGACGAGCGATTTGAAAGCTATGTTAAAGGATCAGAAGAAGCAGTTTATCGATGTTCGTACTCCAGCAGAATATAAAGGGAATCATATTCGGGAGTTTAAGAACTACCCGCTCGGAGGCTTGAAATCCAATCTTGGTGCATTGGATAAGACAAAAGAAACTGTCGTTATTTGTCAAAGCGGTATGCGCAGTATGCAAGCTGCTAAGATTTTACGTAAAGCGGGTTTTTCGAACGTCATGAACGTCAAAGGTGGCATGCTTGATTGGCGTTAA
- a CDS encoding VOC family protein, whose amino-acid sequence MEFHQRPYIYTGEVQLNVTDLAKLTSFYTEIIGFSILEREAQKVVLTADGYTPLLILEQSEVVLTKEPRRTGLYHLALLLPTRADLGAAIKHFSRNHIPLGASDHQVSEALYLSDPDGNGIEIYCDRESGTWHWEDNLVTMSTDPLDARAVVEESGDQEWNGLPTGTVMGHIHLHVADLQKAKGFYEALGFSVVSRYPQALFMSNGNYHHHIAVNTWNGKNAPRPSEGSAGMKAFTLIYPNEKTLQKAVGNVQEIEGDVQQVDAKVIVKDPSGNRIVLRVGK is encoded by the coding sequence ATGGAATTTCATCAACGACCATACATTTATACAGGAGAAGTTCAGTTGAATGTTACTGATCTTGCAAAATTAACAAGCTTTTACACAGAAATTATTGGATTTAGCATTTTGGAAAGGGAAGCTCAGAAAGTAGTATTGACCGCAGATGGCTACACACCTTTGCTCATATTAGAACAATCCGAAGTTGTTCTGACGAAAGAGCCAAGAAGGACAGGACTTTACCATTTAGCCCTATTGCTTCCGACACGAGCTGATCTTGGAGCAGCAATCAAACATTTTTCAAGGAACCATATCCCATTAGGAGCTTCAGATCATCAAGTAAGTGAAGCGCTTTATTTATCGGATCCGGACGGGAATGGAATTGAAATCTATTGTGATCGTGAATCAGGAACTTGGCATTGGGAGGATAACCTTGTAACCATGAGCACAGACCCACTTGATGCAAGAGCTGTGGTCGAGGAAAGTGGAGATCAGGAATGGAATGGTCTGCCAACAGGTACAGTCATGGGGCATATTCATTTACATGTTGCCGACTTGCAAAAAGCGAAAGGATTTTACGAAGCACTGGGATTTAGTGTGGTTAGCCGTTATCCACAAGCATTATTCATGTCCAATGGAAACTACCATCATCACATCGCTGTTAACACATGGAATGGGAAAAATGCACCTCGCCCTTCTGAAGGCAGTGCCGGGATGAAGGCATTTACGCTCATTTATCCAAATGAAAAAACGTTGCAAAAAGCAGTTGGAAATGTCCAAGAGATAGAGGGAGATGTACAACAAGTGGATGCAAAAGTTATTGTGAAAGATCCATCTGGAAATCGTATCGTCCTAAGAGTGGGGAAATGA
- a CDS encoding L,D-transpeptidase translates to MRWIDISTVKHELKLYEGNKLIKKYPIAVGKMVTATPPGTYVIINKQLNPGGPFGAFWMGLSKPHYGIHGTNNPSSIGKSVSHGCIRMHNKDVLELSSMVLVGTTVKIHR, encoded by the coding sequence ATGCGTTGGATTGATATATCCACTGTGAAACATGAATTGAAATTGTATGAAGGTAATAAATTAATTAAAAAATACCCGATTGCAGTTGGGAAGATGGTGACGGCAACCCCGCCTGGGACATATGTCATTATTAATAAACAGCTGAATCCAGGAGGACCTTTTGGAGCTTTTTGGATGGGGTTGTCCAAGCCGCATTACGGGATCCACGGTACGAATAATCCGTCGTCTATTGGAAAAAGTGTGTCTCATGGATGTATCCGTATGCATAATAAGGATGTACTCGAACTTTCATCAATGGTGCTTGTGGGGACGACAGTTAAAATTCATAGATGA
- a CDS encoding aldehyde dehydrogenase family protein: MLTIQSLSKQYINGIWKDGQSSKQLTNVNPYNGEVLSTLAMATTQDIDHAYQASFKAQKEWEKVNAYKKRAILENAVTYIEDHEEEITELIIDELGATRLKAAFEIGLVKNIIKEAATFPLRMEGKILPSIEDNKENRLYRIPVGVVGVISPFNFPFFLSMKSVAPALGAGNGVVIKPHEETPVMGGTLIAKIFEEAGVPTGLLNVVVTDINEIGDAFIEHPIPRIISFTGSTQVGSHIGQVAMKHFKKPVLELGGNSAFIVMEDADIDYAVTTATFSRFTHSGQICMSANRILVHEDVYEEFVEKYKQKVSSLKVGDPRELDTIIGPVVNERQASNLSTQIENSIKEGASIILQGSVESNLMAPTIIGNVTPDMTIAQEELFGPVVCILSFKDKQEAIDIANDTRFGLSGAIHTANVETGVEMAKNIHTGMIHINDITIHDEPIVAFGGEGQSGIGRLNGQWSLDEFTTMKWISVSYGQRQFPY, translated from the coding sequence ATGCTAACGATACAATCACTAAGCAAGCAATATATTAACGGTATTTGGAAAGATGGACAAAGCAGCAAACAACTTACGAACGTTAATCCTTATAATGGTGAGGTTCTTTCTACCCTCGCTATGGCAACTACACAAGACATCGACCATGCTTACCAAGCTTCTTTCAAAGCTCAAAAAGAGTGGGAAAAAGTAAATGCATATAAGAAAAGAGCAATTTTAGAAAATGCTGTTACATATATCGAAGATCACGAAGAAGAAATTACAGAGCTGATCATTGATGAACTAGGCGCTACCCGACTGAAAGCGGCATTTGAAATTGGCCTTGTTAAAAATATAATTAAAGAAGCAGCAACGTTCCCATTACGAATGGAAGGAAAAATCTTACCTTCTATTGAGGACAATAAAGAAAACAGACTATATCGTATTCCTGTAGGTGTTGTAGGCGTTATTAGCCCATTCAATTTCCCATTCTTCTTATCTATGAAATCCGTAGCACCTGCACTTGGCGCGGGTAACGGCGTTGTTATTAAGCCTCATGAAGAAACACCGGTTATGGGTGGAACATTAATCGCAAAAATCTTTGAAGAAGCCGGCGTACCAACTGGGCTGTTAAATGTCGTTGTGACGGATATAAACGAAATTGGAGATGCTTTCATTGAACATCCAATTCCTCGTATCATTTCATTCACTGGCTCTACACAAGTAGGAAGTCATATCGGGCAAGTTGCAATGAAACATTTTAAAAAGCCAGTTCTTGAGTTGGGTGGTAACAGTGCATTTATCGTGATGGAAGACGCTGATATCGATTATGCTGTCACAACTGCAACGTTCAGTCGTTTTACACATTCAGGTCAAATCTGTATGTCTGCAAATCGTATTTTAGTACACGAAGACGTATATGAAGAATTCGTTGAAAAATACAAACAAAAAGTATCTTCATTAAAAGTGGGCGATCCAAGAGAATTAGATACAATCATCGGTCCTGTCGTGAACGAACGGCAAGCAAGTAATTTAAGCACACAGATCGAAAATAGCATTAAAGAAGGCGCGTCCATTATTTTACAGGGATCCGTCGAATCCAATTTGATGGCACCGACAATTATTGGAAATGTAACACCAGATATGACAATCGCCCAAGAAGAATTATTTGGACCTGTCGTCTGTATACTCTCTTTTAAAGATAAACAAGAAGCGATTGATATTGCCAACGATACACGGTTTGGTCTAAGTGGAGCAATTCATACTGCAAACGTAGAAACGGGTGTAGAAATGGCGAAGAATATTCACACAGGAATGATTCATATAAACGATATTACAATACATGATGAGCCAATCGTAGCGTTTGGCGGAGAAGGTCAATCAGGAATCGGGCGGTTAAATGGTCAATGGAGTCTAGATGAATTTACGACAATGAAATGGATTTCAGTAAGCTATGGCCAACGCCAGTTTCCGTACTGA
- a CDS encoding ABC transporter ATP-binding protein produces the protein MSKEAKIEIRQLTKAFYKKQSSVTALDDISLSIADGEFVCIVGPSGCGKTTLLRILAGLEQPSVGEFEIHSDQEGRPLQSMVFQERGIIPWLTVKENVAFGLKMRKMPKSIIRERTEYYLKKTGLDRFSHLYPKELSGGMKQRVSIARAFANDPEILLMDEPFAALDEQNKFILQEELLSIWAETKKTVIFITHSIDEALLLGDRILLMSAQPGKIIEQIHIKTPRPRTIEDIRKDPVMAAQFVDIWNHLQDEVQRSRKEIDRKGEKT, from the coding sequence ATGAGTAAGGAAGCGAAAATTGAAATCAGACAGTTGACGAAAGCATTTTATAAAAAACAATCTAGTGTCACGGCGCTCGACGATATTTCCCTTTCAATCGCCGACGGGGAGTTTGTCTGCATCGTCGGTCCGAGCGGCTGTGGCAAGACGACATTGCTACGCATATTGGCAGGATTGGAACAGCCAAGTGTGGGCGAATTCGAAATTCATTCAGATCAGGAGGGACGCCCTCTCCAGTCAATGGTTTTTCAGGAGAGGGGCATCATCCCCTGGCTAACGGTGAAGGAAAACGTCGCATTTGGATTGAAAATGCGAAAAATGCCGAAATCGATTATCCGGGAACGCACGGAGTATTACTTAAAAAAGACAGGGCTTGACCGCTTTTCTCATTTGTATCCAAAAGAATTATCTGGTGGGATGAAGCAACGGGTAAGTATCGCAAGGGCTTTTGCCAATGATCCCGAAATCTTATTAATGGATGAGCCGTTCGCAGCTTTGGATGAACAGAATAAATTCATCTTACAGGAAGAGTTGCTGTCCATCTGGGCAGAAACGAAAAAGACTGTGATTTTCATTACCCATAGTATTGATGAAGCTTTATTGTTAGGAGACCGAATTTTACTCATGAGTGCGCAACCGGGCAAAATCATCGAACAGATCCATATTAAAACGCCTCGTCCGCGGACAATCGAGGATATTCGGAAAGACCCGGTCATGGCGGCGCAATTTGTCGACATTTGGAATCATTTACAAGATGAAGTACAGCGTTCGAGGAAAGAAATTGATCGAAAAGGGGAGAAAACGTGA
- a CDS encoding methyl-accepting chemotaxis protein, translating into MKIAPYLNTLIQDDITIGIYDTEKLLLNIPGETFALNVQKGDPLVAGDIVTDALRQNKPKSALVPKELFGFPLIARAIPLHDNTGKVIGGVGIGTSLEKSNNLFMVAESLSAIVEETAASLDDIASSVSKLADQVENVSGLITQVTAGATEIGEISTIVRGISDQTNLLGLNAAIEAARAGEHGKGFSVVANEVRKLATDSKQNVSQIDHVTKNISRSIMELYEAFTAINEVTTNQAATIQEISSTVQEINRNAQELSDMADSTRSLK; encoded by the coding sequence ATGAAAATCGCACCTTATTTAAACACATTAATTCAAGACGATATTACTATTGGTATTTATGATACTGAAAAATTACTACTAAATATACCGGGTGAAACATTTGCGTTAAATGTTCAAAAAGGTGACCCTTTGGTTGCGGGTGATATCGTCACTGATGCACTGCGACAAAACAAGCCGAAAAGTGCATTGGTTCCCAAAGAACTTTTCGGTTTTCCTTTAATCGCTAGAGCCATTCCGTTGCATGACAACACAGGCAAAGTAATTGGTGGCGTAGGTATCGGAACAAGCCTTGAAAAATCGAATAATCTATTCATGGTTGCAGAAAGTTTATCGGCAATCGTTGAAGAAACAGCGGCTTCGCTGGACGATATCGCTTCCTCTGTTTCCAAGCTAGCCGACCAAGTGGAAAATGTTTCAGGTCTTATTACTCAAGTGACGGCAGGAGCAACTGAAATCGGTGAAATTTCTACGATTGTTCGTGGCATTTCAGATCAAACGAATCTGCTCGGATTAAACGCGGCAATTGAGGCGGCAAGAGCCGGTGAGCACGGAAAAGGCTTTTCGGTTGTAGCAAATGAAGTACGTAAACTAGCTACTGACTCAAAACAAAACGTTTCACAAATTGATCATGTTACAAAAAATATTAGCCGTTCTATTATGGAGTTATATGAAGCTTTTACTGCTATCAATGAAGTGACGACTAATCAAGCAGCTACAATTCAAGAAATTTCTTCAACCGTGCAAGAAATTAACCGTAATGCACAAGAACTTTCTGATATGGCAGACAGTACGCGTTCTCTTAAATAA
- a CDS encoding winged helix-turn-helix transcriptional regulator: MNNFELCPRFEKAVSILSQRWTALILYQLMSGPQRFCTMTEKLGVSGKTLTERLKDLEQRGFVIREVFPETPVRIEYSLTAKGMSLTPIMKEIEDWSSKWIDLDSTNAK; encoded by the coding sequence ATGAATAACTTTGAACTATGCCCACGTTTCGAAAAAGCCGTTTCTATATTGAGTCAACGATGGACAGCATTAATTTTGTATCAACTTATGTCAGGGCCTCAACGGTTTTGCACGATGACGGAGAAATTGGGTGTAAGCGGAAAAACATTGACGGAGCGCTTGAAGGATTTGGAACAACGAGGGTTTGTCATTCGTGAAGTATTCCCAGAAACACCCGTGCGCATTGAGTACTCGTTAACCGCTAAAGGAATGTCTTTGACTCCAATCATGAAAGAAATTGAGGATTGGTCGAGTAAATGGATTGACCTTGATTCTACGAATGCTAAATAA
- a CDS encoding AI-2E family transporter: protein MTKKLWFQVGVGILLAILIIKYFLEISFLFGPVVIIIKTVILPLVLGGVLYYMTEPIQRFLENRKFPRWASMITIIVSLVLVLWGIGAIIGPHVTRQVNNFVENAPGLTKDFNEMKDMLLQEKRNLPKTLEKSLDDAANSIQSIALNFGKWIVTFIQSLFQAVFLLVLVPFFFIFMLKDHEKFAPIIYNRFTGQRREWVKKTLGDIDHVLRSYIQGQFLISAILATLIFIGYWIFGVNYALLLALFALFMNLIPFIGPWIAVVPALIIAYTQDPKLVIAVGIVTLVAQQIDSNIITPNVMGKTLDIHPLTVITIILAAGNIAGFLGIIVAIPFYAVLKVIVLNIYEQRRKIKNAATKDVKE from the coding sequence TTGACGAAGAAATTGTGGTTCCAGGTCGGGGTCGGAATCTTACTGGCTATATTAATCATTAAGTATTTCCTGGAAATCAGTTTCCTGTTTGGTCCAGTGGTCATCATCATCAAGACCGTCATTTTACCGCTTGTGCTTGGCGGGGTGCTCTATTACATGACAGAGCCAATACAGCGGTTTTTGGAGAACCGAAAGTTTCCTAGATGGGCGAGCATGATCACCATTATCGTGTCATTAGTACTTGTACTTTGGGGGATTGGTGCAATTATCGGCCCGCATGTAACGAGACAGGTAAATAACTTCGTTGAAAATGCACCCGGACTCACAAAGGATTTCAATGAGATGAAAGATATGCTTTTACAGGAGAAGCGTAATCTTCCGAAAACGTTAGAGAAATCACTTGATGATGCAGCAAACTCCATACAGTCTATCGCTCTAAATTTTGGTAAATGGATTGTCACGTTCATTCAATCTTTATTCCAGGCGGTATTTCTGTTAGTACTCGTTCCGTTCTTCTTCATCTTCATGCTGAAGGATCATGAGAAGTTCGCGCCGATTATTTACAATCGGTTCACGGGGCAGCGCAGGGAATGGGTGAAGAAGACATTGGGTGACATCGACCATGTTTTGCGCTCATATATACAAGGCCAGTTTCTTATCAGTGCAATTTTGGCTACGCTTATCTTCATCGGTTATTGGATATTCGGCGTGAATTATGCGTTGCTGTTGGCACTTTTTGCTTTATTCATGAACCTGATTCCGTTCATCGGACCATGGATTGCTGTCGTACCAGCTCTTATCATTGCCTATACACAAGATCCTAAGCTCGTCATAGCTGTCGGAATCGTCACGTTGGTCGCGCAGCAGATTGACAGTAACATTATTACACCGAATGTTATGGGGAAAACGCTTGATATCCATCCGCTGACGGTCATTACGATTATCTTAGCTGCGGGTAACATTGCCGGATTCCTCGGAATCATTGTTGCCATTCCGTTCTATGCGGTATTGAAAGTGATCGTACTCAATATTTATGAACAGCGCAGGAAAATCAAAAATGCCGCTACGAAAGATGTAAAAGAATAA